In Ailuropoda melanoleuca isolate Jingjing chromosome X, ASM200744v2, whole genome shotgun sequence, a single genomic region encodes these proteins:
- the TCEAL5 gene encoding transcription elongation factor A protein-like 5, with the protein MEKIYKENERKPENEGNLENEGRPEDEVDTEDEGKSDEEEKLEVEEKPGHEGKLQNKGQPDDEGQPEDEGKQEKQGKSKDEGKPHGEGKPESLAKPEGEPRAAEKRPAEDYVPRKAKRKTDRGTDDSPKDYQENLQERHLGSEEMMRECGDMSRAQEELRKKQKMGGFHWMQRDVPDPFAPRGQRGVRGVRGGGRGQKDLEDVPYL; encoded by the coding sequence atggaaaagatctacaaagaaaatGAACGAAAGCCAGAAAACGAAGGGAACCTAGAAAATGAAGGAAGGCCAGAAGATGAAGTCGATACAGAAGATGAAGGGAAATCAGATGAGGAAGAAAAGCTGGAAGTGGAGGAGAAGCCAGGGCATGAGGGAAAGCTCCAGAATAAGGGGCAGCCAGATGATGAAGGACAACCAGAAGATGAGGGAAAGCAAGAAAAGCAGGGCAAGTCCAAAGATGAGGGAAAACCACACGGTGAGGGCAAGCCAGAATCCCTGGCAAAGCCCGAGGGTGAGCCACGGGCTGCCGAAAAGCGCCCGGCTGAAGATTACGTGCccaggaaagcaaaaagaaaaacggACAGGGGAACGGACGATTCCCCCAAGGACTATCAGGAGAACTTACAGGAAAGGCACTTGGGCAGTGAGGAGATGATGAGAGAATGTGGAGATATGTCAAGGGCTCAGGAAGAgctaaggaaaaaacagaaaatgggtGGTTTTCATTGGATGCAAAGAGATGTACCGGATCCGTTTGCCCCAAGGGGGCAGCGGGGTGTCAGGGGAGTGAGGGGTGGAGGTAGGGGCCAGAAGGACTTAGAAGATGTTCCATATCTTTAA
- the LOC100476181 gene encoding protein BEX1: protein MASKEEQAVKNLNVDNAKQENEKKDEKEQVANKGEPLALPLEAGEYSVPRVNRRRLRVRQPVLQYRWDMIQRLGEPQARMREENMERIGEEMRQLMEKLREKQFSHSLRAVSTDPPHHDHHDEFCLMP from the coding sequence ATGGCGTCCAAAGAGGAACAAGCAGTAAAAAATCTCAACGTGGACAATGccaaacaggaaaatgaaaaaaaggatgaaaaggagCAAGTTGCTAATAAAGGAGAGCCCTTGGCTCTCCCTTTGGAAGCTGGTGAATATTCTGTGCCTAGAGTAAATCGTAGGCGGCTCCGTGTTAGGCAGCCCGTCCTGCAGTATAGGTGGGACATGATTCAGAGGCTTGGAGAACCACAGGCAAGGATGAGAGAAGAGAATATGGAAAGGATTGGGGAGGAGATGAGACAGCTGATGGAAAAGCTGAGGGAAAAGCAATTCAGTCATAGTCTGCGGGCAGTTAGCACTGACCCTCCTCACCATGACCATCATGATGAGTTTTGCCTTATGCCTTGA